The genome window CTTTTACAGCATTGTGAACTTGCTGATGCGCATGTAAATTTTGcagcagtgaaaaactctttccacacacagaacatgaatgtggcttctccttcgtATGAACTCTCAGGTGTCTCTTCAGGTCTGATGACCCAACAAATGTTTTGCCGCACTGATCACAtttgaacggcttctctccggtgtggatcctcatgtgttcTTTAAGGTGCGAtgattgactgaaactctttccacactgatcacatgagaacggcttctctccagtgtgaactttcATGTGACGCTCAAGACTTTGTttggttgagaaactctttccacactgagtgcaggttgtagatttctcGGCTCTTCtttcctttaaaaatgtattttcagtcTTTGAGCAACTCagaggtttttctccaggtttgtcatgatgtttctcctccacttcactcagttcttcattCTCttccttcacttccatcagctctgaaataataataaaaaaaaaggttttcagTACatcaatataatttaaatagaGAAATATAAAGTTAAAGGTCATAAAATTGAGACTTGCTGTGATAGACAACTGCTATAAAATATCCtgatcattttgatgcatttgtattttcataaattaattgCATAAGTCCCtgaaacattaacattaatcttCCAATTGTACAGACTCACCGGTCATCTCAACGACACAATCCAGGTGAAGATATAATGTGTGCTCCTGTGAAGATCACTTAAATTGTTTTGAAATTTGTCTCAATTTTACTTTAGCTGCGCGTTTAACACGCTGAAAGTTCACTAAGAATGTCTGTA of Megalobrama amblycephala isolate DHTTF-2021 unplaced genomic scaffold, ASM1881202v1 scaffold405, whole genome shotgun sequence contains these proteins:
- the LOC125261365 gene encoding zinc finger protein 239-like, with protein sequence MTFNFIFLYLNYIDVLKTFFFIIISELMEVKEENEELSEVEEKHHDKPGEKPLSCSKTENTFLKERRAEKSTTCTQCGKSFSTKQSLERHMKVHTGEKPFSCDQCGKSFSQSSHLKEHMRIHTGEKPFKCDQCGKTFVGSSDLKRHLRVHTKEKPHSCSVCGKSFSLLQNLHAHQQVHNAVKDHVCFECEKTYTTADQLKKHQRIHTGEKPYKCSHCDKRFTQSSSLKTHQRIHTGEKPYKCSHCDKRFTQLASLKTHERIHTGEKPYKCSQCDKRFNTSSSLKTHERIHTGEKPHTCDQCGKSFTTKSHLKIHMKIHAVQRPHHQSETTISSSSSCA